From one Catellatospora sp. IY07-71 genomic stretch:
- a CDS encoding LLM class flavin-dependent oxidoreductase — MSAPLEFALDTFGDVTVGSDGDKVSYAQVIRNVVEEAVLADSLGVDAFGIGEHHRQDFAVTAPEIVLAAIASRTERIKLSTAVTVLSSDDPVRVFERFATLDAVSRGRAEIILGRGSFTESFPLFGYDLGQYNELFEEKLDLLAQLLEEGPVTWQGQLRPGQLTDQHVYPKTESGRIRTWIGVGGSPESVIRAAAYRMPLMLAIIGGQPGRFAPYVDLYHRALAELKAETLPVGVHSPGHIAETDEQAREELWPHYRTMIDRIGRERGWPPTNRSRFDGEADQGSLYVGSPETVAQKIANTVRSLGVQRFELKYSAGTLPHEKLMNSIRFYGEQVVPRVRELLAAG, encoded by the coding sequence ATGTCCGCACCACTGGAGTTCGCGCTCGACACGTTCGGCGACGTCACCGTCGGCAGCGACGGCGACAAGGTCTCGTACGCGCAGGTCATCCGCAATGTGGTGGAGGAGGCTGTGCTCGCCGACAGCCTCGGCGTCGACGCGTTCGGCATCGGCGAGCACCACCGGCAGGACTTCGCCGTCACCGCGCCGGAGATCGTGCTGGCCGCCATCGCGTCGCGCACCGAGCGGATCAAGCTCAGCACCGCGGTGACCGTGCTCAGCTCCGACGACCCGGTGCGCGTCTTCGAACGCTTCGCCACCCTGGACGCCGTGTCCCGCGGCCGGGCCGAGATCATCCTCGGCCGGGGCTCGTTCACCGAGTCGTTCCCGCTGTTCGGGTACGACCTCGGCCAGTACAACGAGCTGTTCGAGGAGAAGCTCGACCTGCTCGCCCAGCTGCTGGAGGAGGGACCCGTCACCTGGCAGGGGCAGTTGCGGCCGGGGCAGCTCACGGACCAGCACGTCTACCCGAAGACGGAGTCCGGCCGGATCCGGACCTGGATCGGTGTCGGCGGCAGTCCCGAGTCGGTGATCCGGGCCGCCGCGTACCGGATGCCGCTGATGCTGGCCATCATCGGCGGGCAGCCGGGACGGTTCGCGCCGTACGTCGACCTCTACCACCGCGCCCTGGCGGAGCTGAAGGCCGAGACGCTGCCGGTCGGCGTGCACTCCCCCGGGCACATCGCCGAGACCGACGAGCAGGCCCGCGAGGAGCTGTGGCCGCACTACCGGACGATGATCGACCGGATCGGGCGCGAGCGCGGCTGGCCGCCCACCAACCGGTCCCGCTTCGACGGCGAGGCCGACCAGGGCTCGCTGTACGTCGGCTCGCCGGAGACCGTCGCCCAGAAGATCGCGAACACGGTGCGCAGCCTCGGCGTGCAGCGGTTCGAGCTGAAGTACAGCGCCGGCACCCTGCCCCACGAGAAGCTGATGAACTCGATCCGTTTCTACGGCGAGCAGGTCGTGCCCCGCGTACGGGAGCTGCTCGCCGCGGGCTGA